One Acinetobacter pullicarnis genomic region harbors:
- a CDS encoding amino acid permease, giving the protein MQSPTHTPPEQTPHLKRTMTSRHLVMISLGGAIGTGLFLGSGEVINQTGPVGAILAYILGGLIAYMVMLCLGELAVHFPDSGSFGSYANRFIGPGTGYMITWLYWLTWTATLGTEFTAAAMLMQEWFPQVSVWLWTIIFAGIVFTLNVSSTRLFAESEFWLSLVKVITVISFIVLGLLAIFGLLSFNGAETAPLFSNLTAQGWFPQGIFPIFATMLIVNFAFSGTELIGVAAGETQDPAKNVPKAINAAIWRLLIFFVGTIIVISALLPYQATGLHSDEVSNSPFVTVFSYIGIPYAEDIIRFVIITALLSAANSGLYAASRMMYSLSVKKQLPQVFSKLSKSGTPIIALMVTMIGSLPGLLSEKFGAEFIFKNLLGVAAFTMVVVWMSICLAQYNFRRQWYKAGHRKEELKFVAPLFPIVPILGFIFCGITGISMAVEPEMLPGFISCLIFIAACYISHYVLYRNKS; this is encoded by the coding sequence ATGCAATCTCCTACACACACCCCTCCCGAACAGACTCCTCATTTAAAACGCACCATGACCAGTCGTCATTTGGTGATGATTTCGTTGGGCGGTGCAATTGGTACTGGTCTATTTTTAGGTTCAGGCGAAGTAATCAATCAAACTGGCCCAGTCGGTGCCATTCTCGCCTATATCCTAGGTGGCTTAATTGCCTACATGGTCATGCTCTGCCTAGGTGAACTTGCAGTACATTTTCCTGATTCAGGTTCTTTCGGAAGTTATGCCAACCGATTTATCGGACCAGGCACAGGTTATATGATCACTTGGCTGTATTGGCTCACTTGGACAGCAACCCTCGGCACCGAATTTACAGCCGCTGCAATGCTGATGCAGGAATGGTTCCCACAAGTCTCCGTTTGGCTTTGGACCATTATCTTTGCGGGCATTGTCTTTACCTTAAACGTCAGTTCAACCCGTTTATTTGCTGAATCTGAGTTTTGGTTATCGCTGGTTAAAGTAATTACTGTAATCAGTTTTATCGTACTCGGTCTATTGGCGATTTTCGGTCTCCTGTCTTTTAATGGCGCTGAAACCGCACCGCTGTTTAGCAATCTAACCGCACAAGGCTGGTTCCCTCAGGGCATCTTTCCTATTTTTGCCACCATGTTAATTGTGAACTTTGCCTTCTCAGGTACTGAACTGATTGGTGTTGCCGCAGGTGAGACTCAAGATCCAGCCAAGAACGTGCCTAAAGCGATTAATGCGGCCATCTGGCGCTTACTGATCTTCTTTGTTGGTACCATTATTGTGATCAGCGCTCTATTGCCTTATCAAGCAACGGGTTTGCACAGTGATGAAGTCAGTAATAGTCCTTTTGTGACTGTATTCTCTTACATCGGTATTCCTTACGCTGAAGACATTATCCGCTTTGTAATTATTACTGCACTGCTTTCAGCAGCGAACTCCGGTTTATATGCCGCATCACGCATGATGTATTCACTTTCAGTCAAAAAACAATTGCCACAGGTTTTCTCCAAGTTGAGTAAATCAGGCACGCCAATTATTGCCCTCATGGTGACCATGATTGGAAGTTTACCTGGGCTCTTGTCTGAGAAGTTCGGCGCTGAATTTATCTTTAAAAATCTGTTGGGGGTCGCTGCATTTACCATGGTCGTGGTGTGGATGAGTATCTGTTTAGCGCAGTACAATTTCCGTCGTCAATGGTACAAAGCTGGTCATCGTAAAGAAGAACTCAAATTTGTTGCTCCGCTGTTCCCAATCGTACCGATTCTTGGCTTTATCTTTTGTGGAATCACCGGTATAAGCATGGCAGTCGAACCTGAAATGTTGCCAGGCTTTATTAGCTGTTTGATCTTTATTGCAGCTTGCTATATCAGCCACTATGTTTTATATCGCAATAAATCTTAA
- a CDS encoding tripartite tricarboxylate transporter substrate binding protein, with protein MVVLACAVIALTGCNNSKQPKQAGQPNRPECIAPAKPGGGMDMTCKLIQAGFKDTAVIADPIRVTYMPGGVGAVAYNKIVGSDPANNDAIIAFSTGSLLNLAQGKFGNFTEKDVKWLSGVAVDHGLIAVHQDSPYKNLNDLMVALQANPQKVSFGGGGSVGGQDWMQAAMLGKKAKINPKDMSYVALEGGGEVLTALLGQHIQVGVSNISDVGSNLEAGKIRILAVFSDKRLKGKFANLPTAKEQGYDIQWSVIRGFYMGPKVSQAAYDWWKDSFIRMMKNNKFNALREKQGVEAFDLTGDQLSIYVYKQTEQMRQLSQEYQLLH; from the coding sequence ATGGTCGTATTGGCTTGTGCAGTAATAGCACTCACAGGCTGTAATAACAGTAAGCAACCGAAGCAAGCAGGTCAGCCAAATCGTCCCGAATGCATTGCGCCTGCAAAACCAGGGGGCGGAATGGATATGACCTGTAAATTAATCCAAGCCGGCTTTAAAGATACCGCTGTGATTGCAGATCCAATTCGTGTGACTTACATGCCCGGTGGTGTTGGTGCAGTGGCTTACAATAAAATTGTCGGCAGTGATCCTGCCAATAATGATGCGATTATTGCTTTTTCGACAGGCTCTTTGTTGAATTTAGCCCAAGGGAAATTTGGCAATTTTACTGAAAAAGATGTGAAGTGGTTGTCTGGTGTTGCTGTGGATCATGGCTTAATTGCAGTACATCAGGACTCACCCTATAAGAATCTCAATGATCTGATGGTCGCACTCCAAGCGAATCCGCAAAAAGTTAGTTTTGGTGGTGGCGGTAGTGTTGGTGGCCAAGATTGGATGCAAGCTGCGATGCTTGGCAAAAAAGCCAAGATCAATCCAAAGGATATGAGTTATGTCGCCTTAGAAGGGGGAGGCGAAGTGCTTACGGCTTTGCTGGGGCAGCATATCCAAGTGGGGGTGAGTAATATCAGTGATGTGGGGTCTAATTTAGAAGCAGGAAAGATCCGTATTTTGGCTGTTTTCTCAGACAAGCGCTTAAAAGGGAAGTTTGCAAATTTACCGACTGCAAAAGAACAGGGTTATGACATTCAGTGGTCTGTGATCCGTGGTTTTTATATGGGACCCAAAGTGAGTCAAGCTGCTTATGATTGGTGGAAGGACTCATTTATTCGCATGATGAAAAATAATAAATTTAATGCATTACGAGAAAAACAAGGGGTTGAAGCATTTGATTTAACCGGTGATCAACTCAGCATCTATGTCTATAAACAAACTGAGCAAATGCGTCAGCTATCACAAGAATATCAATTGTTACATTGA
- a CDS encoding amino acid permease, which yields MSSNSDSPTSNQLNQAPTTLKRSMTKRHLIMLSLGGAIGTGLFLGSGQVIAQAGPFGAVLAYIVGGLIAYMVMLCLGELAVNQPVTGSFGAFATKNIGPGTGYMVSWMYWLGWSATLGTEFTAAALLMQEWFPTISVWIWTLIFASAVLISNLSSTRVFAESEFWLSMIKVVTVIIFIALGLAAIFGLISFQGYDSAPLFSNLTAQSWLPNGLLPLFTTMLIVNFAFNGTEMIGIAAGETENPEKNVPKAIHAAVWRLMIFFVGTIIVISALLPYQDAGMVGGHGDGLSSSPFVTVFNFIGIPYAEDLMRFVIITALLSTANSGLYAASRMMWALSIQKQLPRIFSKLTASGTPVIAILVTMIGGLPGLLSEQFGADVIFKNLLGVAAFTMVIVWMSICLSQFNFRRQWKKEGHLLSELKFKTPWYPVLPILGFVCCGITAISMAFDPEMLIGFIGCLVFMLACYLSYYQLYHPASKHKN from the coding sequence ATGTCTTCAAATTCAGATTCCCCAACATCAAATCAACTTAATCAAGCACCTACTACGCTTAAACGCTCGATGACCAAACGACATTTAATTATGTTGTCACTTGGTGGCGCGATCGGGACTGGGCTATTCTTAGGTTCCGGACAAGTCATTGCACAGGCGGGTCCCTTTGGTGCGGTGTTGGCCTATATTGTCGGTGGACTGATCGCCTATATGGTGATGCTTTGTTTGGGTGAGCTTGCCGTTAACCAGCCGGTTACTGGTTCTTTTGGGGCATTTGCGACTAAAAACATCGGACCGGGCACAGGCTATATGGTGTCATGGATGTATTGGCTCGGTTGGTCTGCAACATTGGGTACCGAATTCACTGCCGCTGCACTTTTAATGCAAGAATGGTTTCCAACAATATCGGTTTGGATATGGACCCTTATTTTTGCCAGTGCTGTGTTGATTTCAAACCTCAGCTCAACCCGTGTTTTTGCGGAATCTGAGTTTTGGCTCTCCATGATTAAAGTCGTCACGGTGATTATCTTTATTGCGCTGGGATTGGCCGCCATCTTTGGCTTAATCTCCTTTCAAGGCTATGACTCCGCCCCGCTATTTAGCAATTTAACCGCACAATCTTGGCTACCGAATGGCTTATTGCCACTCTTCACCACCATGTTGATCGTCAATTTTGCCTTTAATGGCACGGAAATGATTGGGATTGCTGCTGGAGAAACTGAAAATCCCGAAAAGAATGTCCCCAAAGCGATTCATGCTGCGGTATGGCGCCTCATGATCTTCTTTGTCGGTACCATTATTGTGATCAGTGCATTATTGCCTTATCAAGATGCTGGAATGGTTGGAGGACATGGCGATGGCTTAAGCAGCAGCCCCTTTGTGACCGTCTTTAATTTTATTGGAATTCCCTACGCTGAAGACCTGATGCGTTTTGTGATTATTACCGCACTGCTTTCAACGGCAAACTCTGGTTTATATGCAGCATCACGCATGATGTGGGCGCTCTCTATTCAAAAACAATTGCCACGGATCTTTTCCAAACTAACGGCATCGGGCACTCCCGTAATTGCAATCTTGGTCACCATGATTGGTGGATTACCCGGCTTATTGTCTGAGCAGTTTGGTGCCGATGTGATCTTTAAAAACTTGCTGGGGGTTGCCGCCTTTACCATGGTGATTGTCTGGATGAGTATCTGCTTAAGTCAGTTCAACTTTAGACGACAATGGAAAAAAGAAGGCCATTTGCTTTCGGAACTGAAATTTAAAACCCCATGGTATCCAGTGCTACCCATCTTAGGTTTTGTTTGTTGCGGCATAACCGCAATTAGTATGGCATTTGATCCGGAAATGTTAATCGGCTTTATCGGCTGCTTAGTCTTCATGTTGGCTTGTTATCTTAGCTACTATCAACTTTACCACCCTGCCAGTAAGCATAAAAACTAA
- a CDS encoding tripartite tricarboxylate transporter TctB family protein → MKSERILTAIISLCTFVLFIYACGFDATISYDVVGPKAFPILLMGLICASALYLTLRPTVFFERIELGWDKPMVIKLALCAVAMTLYAALFEWLGFIIATALMTMMLGRLFNGKTIPTAVTALLLSSTMYYLFDQVLDVQLPQGLLG, encoded by the coding sequence ATGAAATCTGAACGGATTCTAACGGCAATCATCTCACTGTGTACTTTTGTCTTGTTTATCTATGCATGTGGTTTTGACGCCACGATTTCTTATGATGTGGTTGGCCCAAAAGCGTTCCCCATTTTACTGATGGGTTTAATCTGTGCCAGTGCCTTATATCTCACCCTACGACCAACAGTGTTTTTTGAACGGATTGAATTGGGCTGGGATAAACCAATGGTGATCAAATTGGCTTTATGCGCCGTGGCAATGACGCTCTATGCTGCATTATTCGAATGGCTGGGTTTTATCATTGCCACCGCACTGATGACCATGATGCTTGGACGTTTATTTAATGGGAAAACCATCCCGACTGCAGTCACGGCATTATTGCTGAGTAGCACGATGTATTATTTATTTGACCAAGTTTTAGATGTGCAATTACCACAAGGATTATTGGGCTAA
- the pyrC gene encoding dihydroorotase — MDTITLLQPDDWHAHLRDGLALQRTVPDLAQQFARAICMPNLLPPVKTVEDALAYRQRILAHVPENLSFDPRMVLYFTDQTSPAEVRKIKASAFVDAIKLYPAGATTNSDNGVSDIRKVYAVIEQLEEHQVPLLLHGEVTSNHIDIFDREKRFLDDVLSPLLKQFPKLKLVLEHITTSEAAHFVLEHDRNVAATITPQHLLFNRNDLLVGGIKPHFYCLPILKRQSHQQTLLEVATSGNPKFFLGTDSAPHAQNAKENACGCAGCYSAPTAIELYAQAFDQVGKIERLEGFASHFGADFYGLARNTNTITLVKEAQVIPERLDYLEDQQIIPLYAGQTIAWRKV, encoded by the coding sequence TTGGATACTATTACGCTACTTCAGCCAGATGATTGGCATGCTCATTTACGTGACGGCCTTGCATTGCAACGCACAGTGCCTGATTTAGCCCAACAATTTGCGCGTGCGATTTGCATGCCAAATCTGCTACCACCCGTTAAAACGGTTGAAGATGCACTGGCTTATCGACAACGCATCTTGGCTCATGTCCCTGAAAACCTCAGCTTTGACCCAAGAATGGTGCTTTATTTTACCGATCAAACTTCCCCTGCTGAAGTCCGTAAAATCAAAGCGTCTGCATTTGTCGATGCCATCAAACTTTACCCGGCTGGTGCAACCACCAATTCAGACAATGGTGTTAGCGATATCCGTAAAGTATATGCAGTGATTGAACAACTGGAAGAACACCAAGTTCCATTGTTGTTGCACGGTGAAGTAACCAGCAATCATATTGATATTTTTGATCGTGAAAAACGTTTCTTAGATGATGTATTGTCGCCATTGCTTAAACAATTTCCAAAATTAAAGTTGGTGTTAGAACATATCACCACCAGTGAAGCTGCGCATTTTGTGCTTGAGCATGATCGCAATGTTGCTGCCACCATTACACCGCAGCATTTATTGTTTAATCGCAATGACTTATTGGTGGGTGGTATTAAACCGCATTTTTATTGTCTGCCTATCTTAAAACGACAAAGCCACCAACAAACGTTGCTTGAAGTCGCTACCAGTGGAAATCCTAAATTTTTCCTAGGCACAGACAGTGCGCCACATGCGCAAAATGCCAAAGAGAATGCCTGCGGTTGCGCTGGTTGCTATAGTGCTCCTACTGCAATTGAGCTGTATGCCCAAGCCTTTGATCAAGTCGGAAAAATTGAGCGACTCGAAGGTTTTGCCAGTCATTTTGGTGCAGACTTTTATGGCTTAGCACGAAATACCAATACCATTACCTTAGTGAAAGAAGCGCAAGTTATTCCAGAACGCTTAGATTATTTGGAAGATCAGCAAATTATTCCACTATATGCTGGCCAAACGATTGCATGGAGAAAAGTGTGA
- a CDS encoding LexA family protein gives MSKKTEFEHGGVRANAGRKSKFNEETKVIRVPASQVSFIKNWLLNNVKTGSQSDLNSTIKAQMVQANNDKTYQIPLATERVAAGAAATVQDHIDQALDLNEYLIRNENSTFIVKANSLSMLDAGIDIDDPLLVDKSITAKSGDIVIALIDNEFTVKRLMIDKQSSPHKVWLKAENPDFENIYIHEGQEFVIWGVVTYNLKPMR, from the coding sequence ATGTCAAAAAAAACTGAGTTTGAACATGGTGGTGTGAGAGCCAATGCAGGACGTAAATCAAAATTTAATGAAGAAACCAAGGTGATTCGGGTTCCTGCTTCACAGGTTTCTTTTATCAAAAATTGGTTACTGAATAATGTCAAAACAGGAAGTCAGTCAGATTTAAACAGTACAATTAAAGCCCAAATGGTACAAGCAAATAATGACAAGACCTACCAAATTCCATTGGCGACTGAACGTGTTGCAGCTGGCGCAGCTGCAACTGTGCAGGATCATATCGATCAAGCATTAGATTTAAATGAATATCTTATTCGAAATGAAAATTCGACCTTTATTGTCAAAGCCAACTCCTTGTCAATGCTTGATGCCGGTATTGATATTGATGATCCGCTGTTGGTTGATAAAAGCATCACTGCAAAGTCGGGAGATATCGTCATTGCCTTGATTGACAATGAATTTACGGTAAAACGTTTGATGATCGACAAACAAAGCAGTCCGCATAAGGTTTGGCTAAAAGCAGAAAATCCGGATTTTGAGAATATTTATATTCATGAAGGTCAAGAATTTGTGATTTGGGGCGTGGTGACATATAACTTGAAACCGATGCGCTGA
- a CDS encoding alpha/beta fold hydrolase domain-containing protein encodes MKIIFIHGMNQQNYNAAALKQHWIDIFNQGLHYAQIPMSATDFDIEMAYYADLLLSYQSPKLVSPARSAILSAHAPQVPPDPAELYLYAPMQWLLNDQTDSKAQTAIPLLPQFLKQAHPDFPTRLSAYAALLKDHLFKDLASLLDHFPNIHAHLIHEFLLETYLYLSDNEFMQAVHQRIQACFDPNQTHLIVAHSLGSVIAYNFLHQYPQYHVDGFISLGSPLAFRVIQEKIYQPISAPNNLKGDWINFFSTEDFLTAFPLTNPPFDFSPPILNQAIQTFSHQPHQITGYLQHPNVIKNIVKIVKKA; translated from the coding sequence ATGAAAATTATATTTATACATGGCATGAACCAGCAAAACTATAATGCAGCAGCCCTCAAACAGCATTGGATCGATATTTTTAATCAAGGCCTACACTATGCTCAAATCCCGATGTCTGCGACGGATTTCGACATTGAAATGGCTTATTATGCGGATTTGCTGCTGAGCTATCAAAGCCCGAAGCTAGTCAGCCCAGCCCGCTCAGCAATACTCTCGGCTCATGCACCCCAAGTTCCGCCCGATCCTGCTGAATTGTATTTATATGCACCGATGCAATGGCTTTTGAACGATCAAACTGATTCAAAAGCACAAACAGCCATACCGCTGCTCCCACAGTTTTTAAAGCAAGCACATCCCGATTTCCCCACACGCCTGTCAGCCTATGCAGCGCTGTTAAAAGATCACCTGTTTAAAGATTTAGCCAGTCTCCTTGATCATTTCCCCAATATTCACGCTCATTTAATTCATGAATTCCTGTTGGAAACTTATTTGTATTTGTCGGATAACGAATTTATGCAAGCTGTCCATCAGCGTATCCAAGCCTGTTTTGACCCAAACCAAACCCATCTGATTGTTGCGCACTCACTCGGTTCAGTGATTGCCTATAACTTTTTACATCAATATCCGCAATACCATGTCGATGGCTTCATCAGCCTTGGATCACCACTGGCCTTTCGCGTCATACAAGAAAAAATCTACCAACCAATTTCAGCACCCAATAATCTCAAAGGTGATTGGATAAACTTTTTTTCAACCGAAGATTTTTTGACCGCATTTCCGCTCACAAATCCACCTTTCGATTTTAGTCCCCCCATTCTCAATCAAGCGATTCAAACCTTTAGCCATCAACCACATCAAATTACGGGATATTTACAACATCCGAATGTAATAAAAAATATTGTGAAAATCGTTAAAAAAGCATAA
- a CDS encoding EamA family transporter, with product MLFKDKLAAFAVIFIWGINFFFMKVGVSEMSPMMLGFFRFLLVLFPAIFLIKIPKVAWKWLFLYGLIGNFGQFAFVFSAISTNMPTSLVALVIQSQAFFTVLIASLLLKEQVKWNQWLAIAVAAIGLSIIALGQQHSAIPLLGLILVICAAMAWACGNIIVKKIGQVSPIGLIIWGNILTPFWFLLLAFQQQGWQGIQADLNTISWHGVVAAAFLGYFATIVGYSLWVYLLAKYPVAKISPLSLWVPVVSLIFAFIFLNEHLNHWQWIGSLIVMFSLLVHLFGDKVLQSQRSKTRVKASG from the coding sequence ATGCTATTTAAAGATAAGCTCGCAGCCTTTGCCGTGATTTTTATTTGGGGTATCAATTTCTTTTTCATGAAAGTTGGGGTCAGTGAAATGAGCCCGATGATGCTTGGATTTTTCCGATTTCTATTGGTGCTCTTCCCAGCAATTTTTTTGATTAAAATCCCCAAAGTGGCATGGAAATGGTTATTCCTCTACGGTCTAATCGGTAATTTTGGTCAATTTGCTTTTGTGTTTAGTGCTATCAGCACAAATATGCCAACCTCTTTGGTGGCATTGGTGATCCAATCACAAGCGTTCTTTACCGTATTGATTGCCAGTCTGTTGTTAAAAGAACAGGTGAAGTGGAATCAGTGGTTAGCCATTGCTGTTGCGGCCATTGGCCTGTCAATTATTGCATTAGGGCAACAGCATTCTGCAATTCCACTGTTGGGTCTGATCTTGGTTATCTGTGCTGCAATGGCCTGGGCTTGCGGTAATATTATCGTGAAGAAAATCGGCCAAGTCAGTCCAATCGGCTTGATCATTTGGGGAAATATTCTTACCCCATTTTGGTTTCTATTACTGGCCTTTCAACAACAAGGCTGGCAAGGCATCCAAGCTGATCTCAATACAATTTCATGGCACGGCGTTGTTGCCGCGGCTTTTCTTGGCTATTTTGCAACTATTGTCGGCTATAGCTTATGGGTTTATTTATTGGCAAAATATCCCGTCGCTAAAATTAGTCCACTGTCGCTTTGGGTGCCTGTGGTCAGCCTGATTTTTGCATTTATTTTCTTAAATGAACATTTGAACCATTGGCAATGGATCGGATCATTGATCGTGATGTTTAGTTTGTTAGTGCATTTATTTGGTGACAAAGTTCTGCAATCACAACGCAGTAAGACTCGAGTGAAAGCGTCGGGTTAG
- the rnt gene encoding ribonuclease T, whose product MEKSVTTEVQPVIGQRFRGFLPVVVDVETAGFNADTDALLEIACIPIVYDEHGTFVPGQAHHAHINPFPGANLDRRSLDFIGVDPFNPMRVAMAEDEKTALKRIFKAINEVRKQQQCTHAILVGHNAHFDLGFLRAAVLRTATKNQNPFHSFSVFDTVTLSAVMFGQTVLAKSCIQAGIEFNGKEAHSALYDTQKTAELFCHILNKLTPHVLDTLMVDP is encoded by the coding sequence ATGGAGAAAAGTGTGACAACAGAAGTTCAACCGGTTATAGGTCAACGTTTTCGCGGTTTTTTACCTGTTGTTGTCGATGTCGAAACAGCAGGTTTTAATGCAGACACTGATGCCTTATTAGAAATTGCATGCATTCCAATCGTCTACGATGAACACGGTACTTTTGTGCCCGGTCAAGCACATCATGCGCATATTAACCCTTTTCCAGGGGCAAATTTAGACCGTAGATCGCTTGATTTTATTGGGGTTGATCCATTTAATCCGATGCGCGTTGCCATGGCTGAAGACGAAAAAACTGCACTGAAACGCATTTTTAAAGCCATCAATGAAGTGCGTAAGCAACAACAATGTACCCATGCAATCTTGGTGGGTCACAATGCGCATTTCGACCTCGGCTTTTTAAGAGCTGCAGTACTCAGAACAGCGACTAAAAATCAAAACCCATTTCATAGCTTTTCGGTGTTTGATACAGTCACTTTAAGTGCTGTGATGTTTGGGCAAACGGTTTTAGCCAAGTCTTGTATTCAAGCTGGCATCGAGTTTAACGGCAAAGAAGCACACTCCGCTTTGTACGATACTCAAAAGACGGCTGAACTGTTCTGTCATATTTTGAACAAACTCACGCCTCATGTACTTGACACATTGATGGTGGATCCCTAA
- a CDS encoding NADH:flavin oxidoreductase/NADH oxidase family protein, protein MLHLAQARQIKNITFKNRIIKGAMSEALANREGQPNELHFGLYDAWAKGGLGCAISGNVMVDFRAKNEPGVVVVETERDLAQLTQWANLGKAQGMVQLIQLSHPGRQCPKGLNKETVAPSAVPFSPMLATTFGTPRELTEAEILDIIQRFAESARICEKAGFEGVQLHGAHGYLISQFLSPLTNKRQDQWGGSIENRMRFLLEIYRAVRAKTTENFIVAVKLNSADFQRGGITEDEVVSVFQAIDAEGIDLIEISGGTYEAPAMAGVKADKRKPSSIAREAYFLDFADNIRKQVGCHLMVTGGFRTVQGMNAALDSGACDFIGLARPLAVEVDLTDRLIAGQDVRYAVKPIKTGIPFVDKMAIMEIIWYAAQFKAIAQGKQPNPKLSPLKIFLGYAKSNVKAMLQGRLNSRKQA, encoded by the coding sequence ATGCTGCATCTTGCTCAAGCACGACAAATAAAAAACATCACATTTAAAAATCGTATTATTAAAGGGGCAATGAGTGAGGCCTTGGCCAATCGAGAAGGTCAGCCCAATGAATTGCATTTTGGTTTGTATGATGCGTGGGCCAAAGGCGGTTTAGGTTGTGCTATCAGCGGTAATGTGATGGTCGATTTTCGTGCCAAAAATGAACCTGGGGTGGTGGTGGTTGAAACTGAACGTGATTTAGCGCAACTCACACAGTGGGCCAATCTTGGTAAGGCACAGGGCATGGTGCAGTTGATTCAATTGTCACATCCAGGTCGCCAATGCCCGAAAGGCTTAAATAAAGAAACCGTTGCGCCTTCTGCTGTGCCATTTAGTCCAATGCTTGCCACTACCTTTGGTACACCGCGGGAACTGACTGAAGCTGAAATTTTAGATATTATTCAACGTTTTGCCGAATCTGCACGAATCTGTGAAAAGGCGGGTTTTGAGGGCGTACAGTTACATGGTGCGCATGGTTATTTGATCAGTCAGTTTTTATCCCCTTTGACCAATAAACGCCAAGATCAATGGGGCGGATCGATTGAAAATCGGATGCGTTTCTTACTTGAAATTTACCGTGCAGTCCGTGCGAAAACCACTGAAAACTTTATTGTTGCAGTGAAGTTGAACTCTGCCGATTTCCAACGTGGCGGCATAACTGAAGATGAAGTGGTCAGCGTCTTTCAGGCGATTGATGCTGAAGGCATTGATCTCATTGAAATCTCAGGTGGAACCTATGAAGCTCCTGCAATGGCTGGTGTAAAAGCGGATAAACGTAAACCAAGTAGCATTGCGCGTGAAGCCTATTTTCTTGATTTTGCCGATAATATTCGTAAACAAGTTGGTTGTCACTTAATGGTGACGGGTGGGTTTCGTACCGTTCAAGGCATGAATGCAGCACTCGACAGTGGTGCTTGTGATTTTATTGGATTGGCACGACCACTGGCGGTTGAAGTTGATTTAACTGATCGCTTGATTGCCGGGCAAGATGTCCGTTACGCAGTGAAGCCCATTAAAACCGGTATTCCTTTTGTCGATAAAATGGCGATCATGGAAATTATTTGGTATGCCGCGCAGTTCAAAGCGATTGCACAAGGCAAGCAACCGAACCCGAAGTTGTCACCGCTTAAAATATTCTTGGGCTATGCCAAGAGTAATGTTAAAGCCATGTTGCAAGGCCGCTTGAACTCACGTAAACAGGCTTAG